The Comamonas endophytica sequence GAAGCCCAGGGCCGCGAGGTCCTTGACGGCGTTGTCGGGGTCGAAGATGCGCATCACCATCTTCTCGCCAAAGGCCGTGGGCAGCGTCGACAAACGCATTTCCACCTCGACCCCGCGCGGGTTGCGCGTCTTGATGCGCCCGTCCTGCGGGCGGCGCTTTTCGACCACGTCCATGCGGCCCAGCAGCTTGACGCGCGCCACCATCGCGCTGAGCACGCCCATCGGCAGGTGGTAGACCGGGTGCAGCACGCCGTCGATGCGGAAACGGATCACGCCCTGCTCGCGCCGCGGCTCGAGGTGGATGTCGCTCGCGCGCTGGTCGAAGGCGTATTGCCACAGCCAGTCGACCACGCGCACCACGCCCTGGTCGTTGGCATCGAGCTGCTTGCTGGAGTTGCCCAGCTCGACCAGTTGCTCGAAGCTGGCGCTGCTGGCCGCGCCGCCGCTTTTCTGCGCGGCGCGCACCGACTTCGCCAGCGCGAAGAATTCCGCCGTCAGCCGCTTGATGTCCAAGGGGTTGGACATGACCCGGCGCACCTTGCGCCGCGCCTGGCGCTCGACCTCGGCGACCCAGTCGTCGATCAGCGGCTCGGAAGTGGCGACCACCACCTCGTCGGGCGTGACCTGCACCGGCAGCACGCGGTGGCGCTCGGCGTAGCTCGCGCTCATGGTCTCGGCAATGCGCCCGGCATCGACGCGCAGCGGGTCGATGCGCAGGTAGGCCAGGCCGCAGCGCTGCGCCACATACTGCGTCAGCGCCTCGACATCGAGCGGCTCGCTGCCATCGGCGCGGACCATCGCGACATGCGCCAGCCGCACCAGCGGATGCAGGCTGCTCTCGGCCTGCGAGCAGCGCACGATGGTGCGCTCGGCCTCCTCGGCCGTGATCACGCCATCGGCCTGCAGCCAGCGCACGATGGAGCGCCAGTGCAGCGGGCCGGATTCGGCTGTGCCGCCAGAGGATGGAGGCATAGGCACAGAGGAAGCAATGGTGGAAGACATGCAGCCAATGTAAACGCTGGCGCGGCCGCTCACCCTTCGATCCTTCGACAGGGCCGCCCAGGCAAGCTCAGGATCAGGGCGAACGGTAAACCTCCGTTCGTCCTGAGCTTGTCGAAGGATGAACGGCCCTACGACAAAATAAAAAACGCCGTGTCCTTCCGGGCACTGCGCTTCTCATTCACAAGCTGGTATCAGTCGAGCACCTTATCGCTTGACGATCGGCTTGAACGCGCGCGGCCACTTGCTCGCAGGCAGCCCCCAGCGCGCCTCGATCATCTGCGCGCGCTCGTCGAGCACCGCGCGCGCGGGGCGCGAGGGCGTGCGCTGCGCCAGCACCACGGTGTTGCCTTCGCGCGTCGGCTTGAAGGCCCACAGCGCCTGCTCGCCAAAGGCCTCGGCCATCTTCGCCAGGCTCTTTTCATAGCTGGAGGAGCGGCCGAACAGGTTCACCGTCATGCAGCCGTCCTCGGTCAGCAGCGCGCGGCAGTCGGCATAGAACTCCGCGCTGTCGAGCACGGGCGCCGCCGCTTCATGGTCGTAGAGATCGACGGCCAGCGCATCGACCTGGTCCTCCCAGCCCGGGCGGCGGATTTCCTCGGCCGCGTCGGCCAGCACCACCTGCAGGCGCGCGCCGTTGGGCGGCAGCTTGAACCAGCTGCGGCACACCGCGATCACCTGCGGATTGAGCTCGATGGCGGTGGTCTGCATGCGCAGCTTCTTGTGGCAGAACTTGGTGATCGCGCCCGCGCCCAGGCCCAGCTGCACGGCATAGCGCTTGGCGACGCTGGCCGGGTCGACGAACAGCAGCCAGGCCATCATGCGCTGCACGTATTCGAGCTCGAGCTCGAACGGCTCCTTGACGCGCATCGAGCCCTGGATCCAGGGCGTCCCCAGGTGCAGATGGCGCACGTCGCCATATTCCGAGACACTGACTTCGGGCAGCTCGATGCTGTCGGTTTGTTTGCTGTTCACGCGTTCACCAATCCAGCGGCGGCCAGGGCTTCATGCCAGGCCTGCCGTTTACGTTCAAAACTCCAGCCCACATTGGCGGGGCTGGTCGAAGGCAGCCTGAGCGCCTGCAGCGCCGCGCCGTTTGGCGGAGCGCCGCCCGGCGCAGCGCCAAGGGCCGCCAGTGCCGCCGGCGCATGGCGAAAGCTCTCGGCGCCGTTGTGCGCCAGCACGCGCAGCTGCGGGCAATGCACGCGCAGCGCCGCGAAATCGTTCACCTGCGGCTGGCGGATGGCCGCGTCCAGGCTGCCCTTGCGCTCGCAGCTGTCATAGACATCCCACAGGCCCAGCCCGCGTGCGAGCAGCCATTCGCAGCGCCCTGCATAGTCCTCGCGCCCGGGTTGGGGATGCTGCGGCCAAAAGGACTGCAGCAGCGGCCAGAACTGGTTCTGCGGATGCGCATAGTACTGCTGGCGCGCCAGCGAGGCCGCGCCCGGGAAGCTGCCCAGCACCAGCATCCTGGTGCCGGGGCCGACCACGGGCGCCAGGCCCTGCAGGCGCCCGGCTGGCTCCGCCGGGCCAGGCACGCGCACCGGCGTCTTTTGCGCAGCGGCGGCTTCAGGCACGGAAGAGCTCAAGGTCATGCCCTGCATTCTGTCCTGAAACCAGGCCGGCGCATGGCGATTTGGCGCATTGCGCTGTCAGCGCGCAGCGGTATCCCCGGCGGTCAAAACCGCCAGTCCGGGCAGCGCGGCGCAGGCGTTGGCCGTCGTGGCCTCGGCCAATTCCTCGGCTGAAATGCCGCGCAGCCCGGCCAGCACCTGCGCAATGCGCGGCAATTCGGCCGGGCTGTTGCGTCCCTGGGGCTGGCCCGCGGCGCGCTCCTCGGCGGTGGTGTAGACCCAGTGCGGCGGAATGTCCGGCGCGTCGGTCTCCATCACCAGCGAAGACAGCGGCAGCTCGGTCGCCAGCTGGCGTATCCGGTTGGCGCGCTCGAAGGTCACGGCGCCGCCGAATCCCAGCTTGAAGCCCATGTCGATGAACATCTGCGCCTGTTGCAGGCTGCCGTTGAAGGCATGGGCAATGCCGCCGCGCACCGGGGTCTTGCGCAGCTGCTGCAGCACCCGGTCGCTGGACTTGCGCACGTGCAGCAGCACCGGCAGGTCGAACTTGCGCGCCAGGGCGATCTGCGCGCGGTAGATCTCCAACTGCCGCTCCTCATCCAGTCCGGGCACGAAGTAATCCAGTCCGATCTCGCCGATCGCCACCAGCCGGGGGTCGCCCCGCCGCGCGGCCAGCTCCTGCGACAGCAACTCGATATCGTCCTCTGCGGCGCCGGGCGTGCACAGCGGATGGATGCCCAGCGCGTAGCTGTCATTGCCCGCATGCGCCAGCTCGCGCACCGTCCGCCAGTTGCTGCGCGCCACGGCCGGAATCACGACCTGGCCGACGCCCGCCGCGCGGCCCGCGGCACGCACCTCGCTGCGGTCGGGGTCGAACTCGGACGCATCGAGATGGCAGTGGGTGTCGATCCAGAAACTCATTGCCATCTCCTTGCGTTGCCGTCAGCCCAGCTGGCCCTGTACCAGGCGCACCACGCGGTCGCATTTCGCGGCCAGCGATTCATCGTGCGTGACCATGACGAAGGCCGTGCCCTTGTCGCGCGCCAATTGCAGCATCAGCGCGAAGACCGCATCGGCGGTGCTGCGGTCGAGATTGCCGGTGGGTTCGTCGGCCAGCACGCAAGCTGGCTCGGAGACCAGCGCGCGCGCAATGGCCACGCGCTGGCGCTCGCCGCCCGACAGTTCCGAGGGGCGGTGCTGCACGCGGCCCTGAAGGCCCACGGCAGCCAGCATCTGCTGCGCGCGCGCGCGGCATTCCTCCAGCGGCAGGCGGCGGATGCGCAGCGGCATGGCGACGTTGTCGAGCGCGCTGAACTCCGGCAGCAGATGGTGGAACTGGTAGATGAAGCCCAGGTGCTGGTTGCGCAGCTGGCCCTGGGCCTGCGGCGACAGCGCGTGCAGGGCCTGGCCCTTGAGCGTGACGCTGCCCTCGCTGGGCGTGTCGAGTCCGCCCAGCAGATGCAGGAGCGTGCTCTTGCCTGAACCCGAGGCGCCGACGATGGCCAGGGTCTCGCCCGCGGCCACTGCCAGGTCCACGCCGCGCAGCACCTGCACGTCGAGGCGGCCCTCGGTGAAGCGCTTGCTCAGCGCGCGTGCCTGCAGCACGATGGCTTGGGAATCATTCATAACGCAGCGCCTCCGCCGGGTTCACGCGGCTTGCACGCCAGCTGGGATAGATCGTCGCCACGAAGGACAGGATCAGGGAAATGACGGCGATCGGCGCGATGTCGGAGCTCTGCGGCTCGCTCGGCATCTTGCTGATCAGGTAGATGTCCTTGGGCAGGAAGCTGGCGTTGAAGGCCTGCTCGATGGCCGGCACGATGACGTCGATGTTCATCGCGATGCCCAGGCCCAGCGCCAGCCCGGCCAGCGTGCCGATCACGCCGACCATCGCGCCCTGGACCATGAACACCGCCATGATGCTGCGCGGGCTCGCGCCCAGCGTGCGCAGGATGGCGATGTCGGCGCGCTTGTCGGTCACGGTCATGACCAGCGTCGAAACCAGGTTGAAGGCGGCCACCGCGACGATCAGCGTCAGGATGATGAACATCATGCGCTTTTCCAGCTGCACGGCCGAGAACCAGGTCTTGTTCTGCTGCGTCCAGTCGCGGATCAGCAGCTGGTCGGTCAAGGTATCGGCCAGCTGGCGCGCCACCTGGGGCGCCTCGTGCAGGTCCTTGAGCTTCAGGCGCACGCCGGTCGGGCCTTCGAGGCGGAACAGCCGCTGCGCATCCTCGTGGTGCAGCATGACCAGCGCCGCGTCGTATTCGTAGTGGCCCGAATCGAAGGTGCCGGCCACCGTCATCTGCTTGAGCCGCGGCACCACGCCGGCGGGCGTGACCTGGCCGCCGGGCACGATCAGCGTCACGGCCTCGCCGATGCGCACGCCAAGGGAGCGCGCCAGCTCGATGCCCAGCACCACGCGGAACTCGCCCGGCACGAGCTGCTTGAGGGCTTCGGCATTGCCCTGCGCCAGGTCGGTGACCTCATGCTCGAGCGCCGGATCGATGCCGCGCACCAGCGTGCCCTTCATCTCCTCGCCGCGCGCCAAGAGCGCCTGCGAGAACACGAAGGGCGCCGCGCCCACCACGTTCGGGTTGCGCCGGGCCTCGGCCAGCGTGCGCTCCAGGCTGGGCAGCGCCGCGCCCTGGGGCGCGAAGATCTCGATGTGCGACACGACGCTGAGCATGCGGTCGCGCACTTCCTTCTGGAAGCCGTTCATCACGCTGAGCACGATGATCAGCGCGGCAACGCCCAGCGCGATGCCCAGCATGGAGACGCCGGAGATGAAGGAGATGAAACCATTGCGGCGCGTCGCGCGTCCCGCTCGGGTGTAACGCCAGCCCAGGGCCAGCTCATAGGGTATTTGCATGGTGGTTGCATTGTGGCATTGCCTGGGCATATCCCCGGGAAAGCACGGGGGACCGGCGTAGGCCCTGTCTGGGCAACCTCTGCGGGCGTCCCTTACCCGGGCGGCCCTCGCCGGGCGTCCCTTCCCCGGCACCGGAACGCCCGGTGCCCGACAATAGGGGCCATGCCCGCGACCGACTCCCTGCCTTCCCCTGCCCCCTTGACTCCAGCGCTTGCGCCCATCGTTGCCTTTGCCAATGGCGGGCCCGGCGCCGTGGCGCTGTGGCCGACGCTGCAGCTGCCGCATCTGCGCCAGCTGCTGCAGCACGCGGCGCTGGTCCACAGCGACCTGGGCGAGGACACCAGCTTCAGCACGCCGCACGAACGCGCCTGGGCGCGCCAGCTGCAATTGCCGCTGCAGGCCGGCGGCGTGCCCTGGGCCGCCTGGCAGCAGCAGGCCCACGATCCCGCGCCGCAGCGGCAGGCCTGGGCCTGGTTCTCGCCCTGCCACTGGCGCATCGGCGCCGACACCGTGCACATGGCCGATCCGGCGCAGCTGGGCCTGCAGGAAGAGGAATCGCGCGCGCTGCTGGAGATCCTCGCGCCCTGGTTTGCCGAGGACGGCATCGCGCTGCAGTATGAACGCCCCGACCGCTGGCTGGCCAGCGGCGCGCCGCTGGAGCACCTGGCGACCGCCGCGCTCGACCGCGTGGTCGGCCGCGACGTGCGTTCCTGGCTGCCCGACGCCCAGAGCGCGCGCACCGTCAACCGGCTGCACAGCGAGGTGCAGATGCTGCTCTACACCCACCCCTTCAACGACCGGCGCGCCGCGCGCGGCCTGCCGCCGGTCAATGCCTTCTGGCTGCATGGCGCGGGCCGGCTGCAGGCGCCGGTGCCCGTGCAGCCTCTGCCCCAGAACCCTGCGCTGACTGCGCTGCGCGAAGCCGCGCTGCAGGAGAACTGGCCGGCCTGGGGCGCGGCCTGGCAGCAGCTCGATGCCGGCCTGCTGCGCGAACTGCTCGAAGCGCATCAGCGCGGCGCCAGCGTGCAACTGACCCTGTGCGGCGAGCGCAACGCGCTGACCTGGCAGCCGCGCCAGCCCGGCTGGCGCCAGAAAATACAACAGGTCTTCAAGCCCGCAGGCTTGCCCGACCTTCCGAACCTGCTATGAAAATCACCAATCGCGAGATTCCCCCCGCCACGCTGGCGGCGCTGCGGCAGGCCGGCATCCACCCGCTGCTGGCCCAGCTCTATGCGGCGCGCGGCGTGCTCTCGGCCGACGAGCTCAACGACGGGCTGGGGCGCCTGCTGCCGCCCGCGGGCCTGCTCGGCATCGATGCCGCGGCACGGCTGCTGGCCGATGCCATCGCGCGCGACCTGCGCCTGTGCATCGTCGCCGACTACGACTGCGATGGCGCCACCGCCTGCGCCGTGGCGGTGCGCGGCCTGCGCCTGCTGGGCGCGCGCCATGTCGACTACCTCGTGCCCGACCGCGTGGTCGACGGCTACGGCCTCACGGCCTCGATCGCGCGCCGCGTCAAGGAGCGCGGCGCCGACATGCTGATCACCGTCGACAACGGCATCAGCAGCGTGGAAGGAGTGGCCGAGGCGCGCGCGCTGGGCATGCAGGTGCTGGTCACCGACCACCACCTGCCCGGTCCGGCGCTGCCCGAGGCCGATGCGCTGGTCAACCCGAACCAGCCTGACTGCAGCTTCGAGAGCAAGTCGATGGCCGGCGTGGGCGTGGTGTTCTACGTGCTGCTGGCGCTGCGCGCCGAGCTGCGCGCGCGCGGCGTGTTCGACCGCGAGAGCCAGCCCCGGCTCGAGCCGCTGCTGCCGCTGGTGGCGCTGGGCACGGTGGCCGACGTGGTCAAGCTCGACGCCAACAACCGCCGCCTGGTGGCACAGGGCCTCAAGCGCATCCGCGCCGGCCAGATGCAACCCGGCCTGGCGGCTCTGTTCGACGCCGCGGGGCGCAAGTCGCGCGTCGCCACCACCTTCGACTTCGGCTTCGCGCTGGGGCCGCGCATCAACGCGGCCGGCCGCCTGGCCGACATGACGCTGGGCATCGAATGCCTGCTGACCGAGGACCGCACGCGCGCCGCCGAGCTGGCGCGCACGCTGGACGCGATCAACCGCGAGCGCCGCGTGATCGAGGGCGGCATGCGCGAGCAGGCGCTGCTGATGGTCGAGAGCCTGTTCGACGAAAGCGAGGAGCCGCCACCGGCGGTGTGCGTGTTCGACCCCGACTTCCACGAGGGCGTGGTCGGCATCGTCGCCTCGCGCCTCAAGGACAAGCTGCACCGCCCGAGCTTCGTGTTCGCCGCCAGCGCCGCGCCCGGCCACGAGCACGAGCTCAAGGGCTCGGGCCGCTCCATTCCCGGCTTCCACCTGCGCGATGCGCTGGACCTGGTGGCCAAGCGCCATCCGGGCGTGCTGCTGCGCTTTGGCGGCCACGCGATGGCCGCAGGCTGCACCATTGCCGAGGAGCATCTGGAGGTCTTCGAGCAGGCGCTGGCCCAGGTCGCGCAGGAGTGGCTCGATGCCGCGACGCTCACGCGCCGCATCGAGACCGACGGCCCGCTGGCGCGCGAGTACTGCGATGCCGACCTGGTCGACCAGCTGCACCAGGAGGTCTGGGGCCAGGGCTTCGCCGCACCGACCTTCAGCGAGGAGGTCGACGTGCTGTCGCAGCGTCTGGTCGGCGAGAAGCACCTGTCGCTCAAGCTGCGCCACCGCGGCCAGCCCGTGGACGGCATCTGGTTCGGCCATACCGACCCGCTGCCCGAACGGGTGCTGATCGCGTTCCGGCTGGATGTGAATGAATGGCGCGGCGAGCGCAAAGTGCAATTCCTTCTGGAAGGCGCACAGACGGGCGCCTGAGCTCAGGCGGCAGGGGCATTGACGGCATTGGTCCCTTTCCCCGGACCACACCCTACAATGGTCCCGTGCCTACCTACCTCAACGCCGACCTGCACTGCCACTCCGTCATCTCGGATGGCACGCTGGCGCCCGAAGCGCTGGCCGCGCGGGCGCGTGCCAACGGCGTGGAGCTCTGGGCGCTGACCGACCATGACGAGATCGCGGGCCAGCAGCGCGCGGCGGCCGCGGCGCGCGCCGAGGGCCTGCCCTATCTCACGGGCGTCGAGATCTCGGTCACCTTCGCCAAGGAAACCGTGCATATCGTCGGCCTGGGCTTCGACGCCGACAATGCGGCGCTGGACGAGGGCCTGGCGCAGGTGCGCGGCGGCCGCATCCCGCGCGCCAGGGAGATGGCGCGCCAGCTGGAGATGGTCGGCATTCCCGGCGCCTACGAAGGCGCGCTGCGCTACGTCGGCAACCCGGCGCTGGTCTCGCGCACGCACTTCGCGCGCTTCCTGGTCGAGCAGAAGATCTGCCGCGACATGGGCGAGGTGTTTCGCCGCTACCTCACCGAGGGCAAGCCGGGCTATGCGCCGCACTATTGGGCCCGGCTGCAGGACGCGGTGCAGTGGATCAACGGGGCCGGCGGCGTGGCCGTCATCGCCCATCCCGCGCGCTACCGCTTCACGGCCAACGAGGAGTACGCGCTGTTTTCCGAATTCAAGGCCCATGGCGGCCAGGGCGTGGAAGTCGTCACCGGCAGCCATACCAGCGCCGAATACGTGACCTATGCGGCCATGGCCCAGGAGTTCGGCCTGGCCGCCTCGCGCGGCAGCGACTTCCACAGCCCGCAAGAATCGCGCACCGACCTCGGGGCACTGCCTCCGCTGCCGGGCGCACTGACCCCGGTCTGGGAACTGCTGGCCGAACGCATCCAACAGCCCTGACCTTCCCTTTCCCCCTGCCACGGAGCGCTTGCAAATGGCCCAGTACTTTGAAGCCCACCCCGAAAACCCCCAGCCCCGCCTGCTCAAGCAGGCCGCTACCCTGCTGCAAAAAGGCGGGGTGCTGGCCGTGCCCACGGATTCGAGCTATGCGCTGGTCTGCCATCTCGACGACCGAGACGCCGTGGAACGCATGCGCCGCATCCGCCAGATCGACGACAAGCACCACCTGACGCTGCTGTGCCGCGACCTGTCCGAGCTCGCCAGCTATGCCCTGGTGGACAACCGCCAGTACCGGCTGCTCAAGCTCGCCACGCCCGGCCCCTACACCTTCATCCTCGACGCCACCAAGGAAGTGCCGCGCCGCGTGAGCCACCCGCAGCGCAAGACCATCGGCCTGCGCGTGCCGGACCGCAAGGGCCTGCTGCTGCTGCTCGAGCTGCACGGCGCGCCGCTGCTGGCCACGACGCTGATCCCGGCCGGCGAGACCGAGCCGCTCAATGACCCGCAGCTCATCCGCGAGCGCTATGAGAAGCTGCTGGATGGCATCGTCGATGCCGGTGCCTGTCCGGATGAGCCGACCACGGTGCTGGATCTCACCACGATGGCCAATGGCGGCGACCCGACGGTGGTGCGGCAGGGGCGCGGGGAGTTGCAGCCGCTGGGGCTTTGAGGATCGCTACTGGCCCGGGGAGCGCTGTTTTCACCAAGGCCGAGGGCTTCCGTGGCGCCGGGCACTTGACACAGGCCCTGCCTATTCTTGAGGACAGGCCCTTCACCCTTCGACAGGCTCAGGGCGAACGGGGGATAGGTTAAACGGCAGGGGCTTGTTCAGGGAGTGGCCTAAAACCGTTCGTCCTGAGCCTGTCGAAGGATGGACGGCCTGTCCTCAAGTTGAGCCGCTCTTTCGCGCGCCTGCCGCGAGGAATGCTCACCCCTCGATCGCTAGTACCCCGCGATGCGCTCCCCTGCCCACCGTCACTGGCGCCTCCTCCTCCAGCTTGAACGCCCCCACCGCGCGCTGCAGCTCCTGCACGCGCTGCGACAGCGCCTGCGCCGCGTGGCCGGCCTGGCCCACCAGGTTGGCGTTCTCCTGGGTCGCGCCATCCATGTGCGCCACGGCCAGATTGACCTGGACGATGCCTTCGCTCTGCTCCTGCAGCGCATGCGAGATCTCGCCCAACAGCCCCGTGACCTGGCCCACCGAGCCGACGATCTCCTGCATGGTCTTGCCGGCCTCGCCCACCAGGGCGGCACCGCTTTGCACCTGGTCCACGCTGGCCGTGATCAGCGTCTTGACCTGCTTGGCGGCCTCGGCCGAGCGTCCGGCCAGGCTGCGCACCTCGCTGGCCACGACGGCAAAGCCGCGGCCCTGGTCGCCGGCACGCGCGGCCTCCACCGCGGCGTTGAGCGCGAGGATATTGGTCTGGAAGGCAATGCCTTCGATCACCTGGATGATGTCGACGATCTTGCGCGAGCTGCCGCTGATGGCCTGCATGGTGTCCACCACCTGCCCCACCACCACGCCGCCACGCTCGGCCGTGGCCGACGCCCCCACGGCCAGGCCGCTGGCCGAGCGCGCGCGGTCGGCGTTCTGGCGCACGGTGGCCGTGAGCTGCTCCATGCTGGCGGCGGTCTGGGTCAGCGCCGCCACCTGGTCGTCGGTGCGGCGCGACAGGTCGGCATTGCCGCCATCGATCTCGGAGGCCGACACATAGATGGCATTGCTCGATTGCTGGATGCGGCCGACCAGTTCGGTCAACGTGTTCTCCATGGTGCCCAGCGCGCCCAGCAGGCGGCCGAAATCGCCCTGCAGGTCGGAGCTGAACTCCTGGCTCAGGTCGCCGGCGGCAACGGTCTCGGCAATCAGGATCGCCTGCTGCAGCGGCCGCACGATGCCGCGCTGCAGGCTGGCCCAGGCCGCCAGCGCCAGCACGAACACCGCGGCTCCCAGGCCCAGCACCCACCAGCGCACCTGCTCCACAGCCGCCTGGGCGATGTCGGTGGCGCCTCCGGCCTCCAGGGCACGCTCGGCGCCGCCCAGCTTCCAGCCGGCGACCACCATCATCAGCGCCATCATTGCGCAAATGCCTCCAAAGGCGAGCACCAGCCTGGTGCCGATCTTCCAGCTGCCGAATCCCATGTCTGCCTTTCCCTGCGCCTGGCGCAACGACTTCTGTAATAGTGTTTGTGGCTCCGGCCCTGCCGGCACATCCTCTTGCATTTTGCAACAAACCGATCAATTTCCGATACCGGACATGCCCGCGGTCGGGACCGGGCGTCAACGGTCTGAGACAATCCACGCGTGGACTTCTCCGATCTCATCCAAACCGTTCTCATCTACGCCCTGCCCGTGCTGTTCGCCATCACGGTGCACGAGGCGGCCCATGGCTATGCCGCGCGCCATTTCGGCGACAACACGGCGCACATGCTGGGGCGCATCACGCTCAATCCCCTCAAGCATATCGACCCCATCGGCACGATCCTGATGCCGGTGATGCTGTATTTCGCCACCTCGGGCGCCTTCCTGTTCGGCTATGCAAAGCCCGTGCCGGTGCGTTTCGACCACTTGCGCAACCCCAAGCGCGACATGATCTGGGTCTCGCTGGCGGGGCCGGCGTCGAACTTCTTCCAGGCCATCTTCTGGGCCGTGCTGCTGGTGGTGCTCGTGGGCACCGGCGTGCAGGAGCGCTTCTTCGTCGAGATGGCGCGCGCCGGCATTCTGGTCAACTTGGTGATGTGGGCCTTCAACCTGTTTCCGCTGCCGCCGCTCGACGGCGGGCGCATCCTCGTCGGCCTGCTGCCCTGGCGCATCGGCCAGCAGGTGGCGCGCATCGAGCCCTTCGGCTTCTTCATCGTGCTGGCGCTGGTGCTGTTCGGCATCGTCGGCAGCCTGTGGCTGCGCCCCTTGATGAGCCTGGGCTACAGCGCCATCGACCTGCTGCTGACCCCGCTGCTGGCGCTGCTGCGCTGAGCGTTTTCCCGTTTTCGCGATCCATTGTTTCCCGCCATGTCCCAAACCCGATTTCTCACCGGCATCACACCGTCGGGCACCCCGCATCTCGGCAACTACGTCGGCGCCATCCGCCCGGCCGTGCAATCGAGCCAGCGCGCCGATGTGCAGAGCTTCTACTTCCTGGCCGACTACCACGCGCTGATCAAGTGCTCCGATCCGGCGCGCGTGCAGCGCTCGACGCTGGAGATCGCCGCCAGCTGGCTGGCCGCGGGCCTGGACCCGGAGAAGGTCATGCTCTACCGCCAGTCCGACGTGCCCGAGATCACCGAGCTGTGCTGGCTGCTGACCTGCGTCACGGGCAAGGGCGTGCTCAACCGCGCCCATGCCTACAAGGCTTCGGTCGACAAGAACGTGGCCGCCGGCAATGACGTCGATGCCGATGTCACCGCCGGGCTGTTCATGTATCCGGTGCTGATGGCCGCCGACATATTGATGTTCCAGGCGCACAAGGTGCCGGTGGGCCGCGACCAGGTCCAGCACCTGGAGATGGCGCGCGACATCGCCTCGAGCTTCAACCATCTCTACGGCGAGCTGCTGGTGCTGCCCGAAGTGGTCATCGACGACAACGTCGCCACGCTGCCCGGCCTCGACGGCCGCAAGATGAGCAAGAGCTACAACAACACCATCCCGCTGTTCACGCCGCGCGAGCAGCTGCGCAAGCTGATCAACGGCATCACCACCGACTCGCGCGCGCCCGGCGAGCCCAAGGAGACCGAAGGCTCGGCGCTGTTCCAGCTGTTCCAGGCTTTTGCCTCGAACCCGGAAACCGAAGCGCTGCGCGCGCGCTACGCCCAGGGCATTGCCTGGGGCGATGCCAAGCAGCTGGTGTTCGAGCGCCTGGACCAGGAAATCGCGCCCATGCGCGCACGCTACGACAGCCTGATGGCCGACCCGGCGCAGATCGAGCGCATCCTGCGCACCGGCGGCGAACGCGCACGCGCGCTGGCCACGCCGCTGATGCGCCAGCTGCGCGAAGCCGTCGGCCTGCGCAGCCTGGCACAGGCCCAGGCCCCGCAGGCCGCCAAGGCGCAGAAATCGGCGCTGCCGCAGTTCAAGCAGTACCGCGAAGCCGACGGCAAGTTCTATTTCAAGCTGCTGTCGGCCACGGGCCAGCTGCTGCTGCAGAGCACCGGTTTCGACGCGCCCAAGGAAGCGGGCCAGAGCATCGCGCGGCTGCAGCAGCAGGGCAGCGCGGCGCTGGCTGACCTGAGCGGGCGTCTGGCGCCCATCGAAGGGGTCGATGCGCAGGAAGTTGCGCAGGCTCTTGACCAACTGGTTGCGGCCAACGCATAAGACAAGGTGCCCTCCACGGAGGGCACCCGCACAGGCGGCAGATACGAAAAAGCCCCGGAATGTTTCCACTCCGGGGCTTGTCGTTTGGTGCGGCTGGCAGGAATCGAACCCACGACCCCTTGGTTCGTAGCCAAGTACTCTATCCAGCTGAGCTACAGCCGCTAAGCTTCGTATTCTAGCCGCACTTCCGGTAGCTCCAGGCAAAAAACCGGCTTTTTTTGCAATGCCGTGCCTGGGTCACCAGAAACCTGGCTCCTTGGCCCACTT is a genomic window containing:
- a CDS encoding tryptophan--tRNA ligase; translation: MSQTRFLTGITPSGTPHLGNYVGAIRPAVQSSQRADVQSFYFLADYHALIKCSDPARVQRSTLEIAASWLAAGLDPEKVMLYRQSDVPEITELCWLLTCVTGKGVLNRAHAYKASVDKNVAAGNDVDADVTAGLFMYPVLMAADILMFQAHKVPVGRDQVQHLEMARDIASSFNHLYGELLVLPEVVIDDNVATLPGLDGRKMSKSYNNTIPLFTPREQLRKLINGITTDSRAPGEPKETEGSALFQLFQAFASNPETEALRARYAQGIAWGDAKQLVFERLDQEIAPMRARYDSLMADPAQIERILRTGGERARALATPLMRQLREAVGLRSLAQAQAPQAAKAQKSALPQFKQYREADGKFYFKLLSATGQLLLQSTGFDAPKEAGQSIARLQQQGSAALADLSGRLAPIEGVDAQEVAQALDQLVAANA